The following coding sequences lie in one Rutidosis leptorrhynchoides isolate AG116_Rl617_1_P2 chromosome 4, CSIRO_AGI_Rlap_v1, whole genome shotgun sequence genomic window:
- the LOC139842814 gene encoding uncharacterized mitochondrial protein AtMg00810-like, whose protein sequence is MKDLGNLSSFLGISVQRTSDGLFLNQTAYANDIISRAGMTLCQPVSTPVDTMGKLSSNAGDKYKDPTYFRSLAGALQYLTFKGPDIAYAVQQVCLHMHDPRDIHMLAIKRIIRYIKGTVHMGLHMTRSKKHELVSYTDSDWGGCPNTRGSTSGYCIFLGDNLISWSSKRQPTISRSSAESEYRGVANVVAESCWLRNLLLELHMPLHKATLVLCDNVSATYLSDNPVQHQHTKHIELDIHFVREKVQKGEVKVLHVPTRFQLADIFTKGLPRVLFNDFRSSICLRFTTAVTEGG, encoded by the coding sequence ATGAAGGATCTCGGTAATCTAAGCTCATTCTTGGGGATCTCAGTTCAGCGAACATCAGATGGCTTATTCCTCAATCAAACAGCCTACGCAAATGACATCATTAGTCGAGCAGGCATGACTTTATGCCAACCTGTTTCTACTCCTGTAGACACGATGGGAAAATTGAGTTCAAATGCAGGCGACAAGTACAAAGATCCTACATATTTTCGAAGTCTGGCAGGGGCGTTACAATATTTAACTTTCAAAGGTCCCGACattgcatacgcggttcaacaaGTTTGCTTGCATATGCACGACCCACGAGACATTCACATGTTAGCCATTAAACGCATCATCAGGTATATAAAGGGAACCGTTCATATGGGGTTACACATGACACGTTCAAAGAAACATGAACTGGTATCTTATACGGACTCGGATTGGGGTGGTTGTCCGAACACAAGAGGTTCCACCTCGGGCTATTGTATATTCTTAGGGGACAACCTTATTTCTTGGTCCTCCAAACGTCAACCAACCATCTCTCGTTCAAGTGCTGAATCAGAATATCGAGGGGTGGCTAACGTAGTGGCCGAATCCTGCTGGTTACGAAACTTGTTACTCGAGTTACATATGCCTTTACATAAAGCTACTCTGGTTCTGTGTGATAATGTTAGCGCCACTTACCTCTCCGATAACCCAGTCCAACACCAACACACAAAACACATCGAACTCGACATACATTTTGTTCGGGAAAAGGTCCAAAAAGGCGAAGTTAAGGTTTTACATGTTCCAACTAGATTCCAACTTGCGGATATTTTCACCAAAGGTTTACCACGCGTTCTTTTCAACGATTTTAGATCCAGTATTTGCCTTCGCTTTACTACGGCTGTGACTGAGGGAGGATAA